The Rugosibacter aromaticivorans region CGTCGAGAACATGCTTCTTCTGCGCCGAGAGGACTTCGACGAACTGCTCGACCGTGCCGCTGAACGCGGAGCCGAGCGTGTCCTGACCCACCTTGGCCTGGAAAACGGCCACGCCGCCCGCGACATCCGTGAACTGCGCGACCTGCTGGAAGCCTGGCGCGATGCCCGCCGTACCGCATGGCAAACCACTGTCAAAGTCATCACCACCGGCATTCTGGCAGCACTGCTGGTTGGTGCCGCCATCAAGTTGAAACTGATGGGAGGCCCGCAATGATCGAGACACTGCTTGGTGGCCTCCTCGGTGGGGCTTTCCGTCTCGCACCTGAACTCCTCAAATGGCTCGACCGCAAGGGGGAGCGTGGCCACGAACTGGCGATGCAGGACAAGGCGCTGGAGTTCGAGAAGCTGCGTGGCGCGCAGCGAATGTCGGAAATCGGCGCAGGTGCCGATGCTGCGTGGAACGTCGGAGCCATCGAGACGCTGCGCGAAGCCGTTCGCACACAGGGCGAGAAAACCGGCGTGCGCTGGGCTGATGCCTTGTCTTGCAGCGTTCGCCCGGTCATCACCTACTGGTTCATGGCTTTGTACTGCGCTGCCAAGGCTGCCGCATTTGCGGCCGCAGTGACTGCAGGTGCTGGCTGGGGCACGGCCGTCCTGCACGCATGGACAGAGGCTGATCAGGCGCTGTGGGCCGGGGTGCTGAACTTCTGGTTCCTCGGGCGCGTGTTTGACCGGGTGCGTCCGTGATCGAAGTACCGAAAGCGGCCATCGATCTGGCCAAGCGCTTTGAGGGATTCGAGCGCAAGGTGAAGC contains the following coding sequences:
- a CDS encoding DUF6127 family protein codes for the protein MTEPEQQQPALVENMLLLRREDFDELLDRAAERGAERVLTHLGLENGHAARDIRELRDLLEAWRDARRTAWQTTVKVITTGILAALLVGAAIKLKLMGGPQ